Part of the Oncorhynchus mykiss isolate Arlee chromosome 26, USDA_OmykA_1.1, whole genome shotgun sequence genome is shown below.
ATCCACCCTCGCCACCCCCGTACCCAATTTCAGCCCCTGAAACAGTATAAAAATGTCTCAAGGCAAAAGAGAGATTATCTCATTTGTCATGGTTGTGTTCTCCTCTGTGCTGCGTCAGAGCTCTTCCTTTCATCCCAGACCCTCATCCCCCCACTCACTCCCACCAACCCCATTGAAAGCCCCTTCCTACTCCAAGAATACATGCCCCTCCCCCAAACCCCCTTGCCATTTCAATCTCTGAAATGTGGGGAGTGTGTGCTGCccacagaaatagaatgaatagaacaggcatccccattcaagtcaatgatggtataatgggtggactggcagccattttgagtgtacccatgccaggaagtaaaagcaggacgTGTACCCTTGAATCTGCTGTGATTTGTCGTCAACTCAACTgacaaaaaacaaaaatacattctattgtatgagccacatcagttagcaTCATTTGACTGAATATTCTACATCACCATGGCAATCTAGCATCAGTTGACAGAACATTCCAAATTACCATGGAAATGActgcatcacaataccaggcagccattgcgagtgtacccatgagtttaccagtcaaatagaTGCGGTGAAGAGGTCAATGGAACGCAGACAGTGGGAGCTAGAAGAACGATGCCGGATTGGTGCAAATTCaacaaatttgatttaaaaaagtgGATATTCGTCAAATCCatcatgattgatgtattgtaacaggcccacaatgtggttactaAATAGCTACATGTAACAGAGAAATCAGTGGTGGTAGTCAAAGTCGTTTTTTAACTGCAGTACTGTTGATTGGTGACGATGACAATAATTTTTTGGGGAGTTGACATCTATACAAGCATTATATTCTGATTTTTACCTCAACATATTGTGaaatacacatacaaacattAGCCTAAATCTATCCAAATTTTGCTGGGGGGCAATGAGGAGATTTGGGATCTTTCCCGCATATTTCCGCATGTGTTTCCATGGCATTTCCATTGTTTGGGTCGtgttccattgacctctttaccgcaTCTTTTGCCAGGGTCAGAGCTTCCAAGCCctctctattcattctatttctatggtgctGCCTGCCTACCACAGCTTGGAGTTCCAGTGAGATGGGCTATTATGATgtaagaggtagaggaagagatgACCTATGAAATTATCTGTCTGCATGCATTAACATGGTCATATttttcaaacaaacacacaggcaagCCAAGATTCACCAAACTAAATATTTGCAAGGCCAATGACCTCGAGGACATTGGTCTACAGGTAATACAATCTGGCGACCCCTAACCCAAAAGAAACCTGGTCTGTACATAACTGTAGAAGTTTGAAATGAATGATGTTCTGTAGATAATGTCTCCGACTGCTGATATTGGTGCACTCAATCTATCAGCCAACAACAATAAAGCACTGTACGAATGTCAGTTTTCAAAGATCTCCATTGTTTGCACCTAGGTTTACTTATTATAATCAATCATAAAGGCATCTTAAAATACAGTTGAAATAATTGTAACATGCTAAAATTGACTAAAATGACCTGTCATTATACGATAAGGCCCTGTGTCAAATGGCTCTTGCCTAATTTATATAGAATACATAACAACAAAAGAACAATCAGGTATAACAGTCTTTTTTTATTCTCCATTCCAAGCCATCAATGAATATTCCTTACTGTTTGCACCATTATAAAAGGCCAAAACTTTTCATCCATTATTTTGTCATGTAGTTAAGGAAAGATATGTGAAAGTCTAAGTTAGATCACTATTGAATGCTATTCCGATAAAACATTTTTAATAATCATCAGGCTCACACACAAAGACAAGACTACTCATTCCATTCAACATTTCCAATGTCAATGTCACGTTTTTTTCTCTCTGTTgtacagttttttgttgttgttggtttttACTATACTACTCCCTCAAATGTTGCTGGCTTTCATCTCACCACAAAAGCTGCAAACACAGGCTGCCCCTCTGCAATGACGTGTGGGGCACAAAGACTCAACACTGCAACCATCTCTTCCTTCACATGtacctcactccccctctctacaCTTGAGTGGTTGTATTTCCTTTTAGTTAACTGGAAACTCCTTTGCCATTACAGACATTTTTATATTTATCTTCAGAAGCTTGTGTTGGAGGTTTTTTCGGATCATTAGGGACTTTAGGGACACATTTATATTAGCTTCAGACCAAGTCAACAGCCTGACTTATTGCCTCACCGATTGCCTCAGGAATCTGGATGTCGCCAGTCAGGTTCAAGTCCTTTTTTAATTCACAGTCAATTTGCACCTCAACGGCATCCTCTGGCTTGTCAATGCCATTGACACATTCCTTTTGTTGTGGCTCCGGGGCAGACACGGCAGCCGGCTCGGCTGCCTGCTCCTGACACTCCCCATTGACCTCAGGGGCAGAAGGCTCAGCAGTAGCCTCCTCTGCGGAAACAACTTCCCTGTTGTCCAGCACAGCCTCCTGTGGCCCAGCGCTGGTCTCCTCTGCAGCAGCAGGTGCAGCAGATTCTGAAATGATGATCTCCGGGATGAATTCTGCAATGTCGGCAGCCTCTGGCTCTGCTGCCTCTGTTACTGCATCAGCAGCTTCAGGTTCAAGCTCTGCTACGGATTCTTCTACAGGTAGGGGGAGCTCTTTAGCGGCTGGTTCTGGGACGGTTTCTGGTTCTGCGGCTGCCTCTGTGGCTGACTCTGACACAGCTTCTGCAACTGATGAAGGCTCCTCCTCCAGTGCGGGTGAAGCTGCTTCTGCCTCTACTGGTGCCTTGGGCACAGCCTCAGGTTCTGGGGCCTCCCCTGTAACAGTCTCTGTTTCAGGCTCTGGAGCTGCAGGCTCAGGTTCTGTAGTGTCTGCCACCTCTGTGGCTTGTTCTGTAGCCTCAGAATCCTTTTCTGGTGCTGCGGCTAGGCCCACAGAGGCTGCCGCAGGCTCTTCTGGTGCAGGCTCTTTTGGTGCTGCCTCGGGCTTTTCTGGTGCTGGCTCTTTTGGTGCTGCCGCAGGCTCTCCTGGTGCATGCTCTTTTGGTGCTGCCGCAGGCTCTTCCACTGCAGGCTCTTTTGGTGCTGCCGCAGGCTCTTCTGGTGCAGGTTCTTTTGGTGCTGCCGCAGGCTCTTCTCGCACAGGCTCTTCCACTGTAGGCTCTTTTGGTGCAGCTGCTGTTTCGTCTAGTGCCGCTGGTTCTTCTGGTGCCTCTGTTTTATCTGGTGCTGTTACAGGTTCCTCTGGTGATGCTGCTGGATCCTCAGCTGCAGCAGGTTCTTCCAGTGCTGACACTGGCTCTTCTGGAGCTGCAGCTGGTTCCTCTGCTACTGCTGCAGGTTCTTCCGGTGTCGACACTGGCTCTTCTGGGGCTGCAGATTCTTCTGGTGCTGCAGCTGGTGCTGGCTCCTCTGGTGCTGCAGCTGGTTCTTCTGAAGCCACGGGCTCTTCTGCTGTTGGCGCTGGTTCTGCCGGTGCTGCCACAGGTTCATCTAGTACAGCCACTGGCTCTGCGGTGGCCCCCTTGGCCACAGCCTCAATAGCTGACAGGGCCTCTTCTGTCGCTTCTGTGATGGTTACCGCTGCCAACTCCACTGCTCCCTCTATCGCAGCAGACACCTTAGGAGCATCCTTCGCTACCAACTCAGCGACAGGAGCTGGTGCTTTGCTCTCCACGGCATGGGCCATGGCCTCAACGGCACTCACAGCAGCCACAGTAATCTCCTCTTTCTTGTCTTTTGGGTCGCTGACATCGTACCCCTTCTTTTTCTTGCTCAGCTTGCCTCCCATGGTGTCTCCTAAAAGTGAAAAATAAAATCAGAATGACTTAACAAGTGTGACAGGTTGTTGCGTTTGATAATCCATGCATAGCATATATCAATTTCCTTTAATTACCCACCACAAACCTCAATACCGAGTTAAAGCTGAATAAAATTCAAAGCATTGCAATCATGCCAACATAGTGCCGCCTGTCTCCGTTGTAAGAAAGCACTCAGTCGGGCTTTAAAGGGGGAAGGCATTTCAATCTGGAGACCACACTCTGCCAAATACTTTTGACAAAAAGACAAATGGGAACTGCATGGGAACTACTCCAGGTTCTCAACTATCCAGTGCTCTTGTATAAACCACAGGACAAGAGACCCTCTCTGGAGACTTAGGTAATGTTATTATGTGCCAAGTGAGCCTCCCATTCTACTGTTGCCCTTTAATGGTCTGTTTTAGTTGTACACTTATTCCCACTGGTATACTTTTAGAATAGCAGGTTAGAGGCACagttggaggaggaaggaggactTGAGTTCACAAAATGAAGTTAAAAAACACAATTGTTTTTAGCTATGGGTTTTGGGAACCTATTGAGCACTTGTTGTGCATGACTAGGACCTGTTCAACAAGCCTGGTGAAAATTATTGTATAATCTGCTAACCTTATATTGCTTTCTagtgcactgtatataaataagtAAGGAAAAAATCAACGAGGGACTATGCGTTCTGTGGAAAATAATGAATGACGTGGAATGCCCTTTAAccaatcagaaacgagtattGAAACAATGCCATGGTATTTTAAAAACGACAGGTTGGTGAGAATTTTGGGAGGGCTATGGTCTGGATTTTCTCTATACTTTAGTGCAAGGGTTAAATAAGATTCAGGCCAGGGTAAGCATGGATAAGATAACATGTTATTTTACAGACCACAAACTCCTGTTACTTTGCAACCACTAAAGCATGGGAATGAATTAAGGGATAATCAACAAGGGGCTATGCGTTCAGAGTGGAACTGACCTTCCACAGAgatgcattattttccagagaacgcatagagcccAGAATTGATTATCCCTGTCATACCATCCATTTTATACTGTTTGCttgtagaaatgtgttcaacatccactgaagtagctagctagcaagttttcttttgatagctacagtagttaccatggtaaccaaacaaacagaccgCTAATTTAGCTAACCAAGCCATCAGACTTTGCtgctattatgaaaatcgaattcaacaataccaatactgttttcaatttgacttttgctttcaaaagcagctcaaacaaaaCGTGTACAAATTAACTATATCCATTGATTTCTATCATGCAAAAAAAAtacccaagggggtgtggtatatatcCAATATAACATACTTAGGGCAGTTCTAACGCACGATGCAactcggagtgcctggatacagcccttagccatggtatattggccatataccacaaacccgaggcgccttattgctattataaactcgttgccaatgtaattagagcagtaaaaatacatgttttgtcatacccgtggtatacttaagcaataaggcatgagggggtgtggtatatggccaatataccatagctaagggctgttcttagcagGATGCATTACGGAgggcctggacacagcccttagccgtggtatattggccatatactgcaaacccctgaggtgccttattgctattataaactggttattaATGTAAGTAGAgcagtaaaactaaatgttttgtcatacccgtggtatacggtttGATATACCACTgctgttagccaatcagcattcagggctggaaccaaAAAGTTTATAATGTCTGATATTccacagctgtcagccagtcagcattcagggctccagccacccagtttataatgggaAATAGTGcatgctctagaatgcccttcaagccaatagAAAGGactattcaacaatgccatggtataataCTGAGTAGTAGTATTCCGAGTAGTAGTACTATACACCCTCCACCGATGACAACAAAAACATATAGCTAAACTATTTTAGCTATACATATAGCTTAACTAAGTATGTGTGTAGGGTTAACTTTATCACACGGCTCACACTCACAAAATTGTGTTTATTTTACTCCATTGCCATGCTTGTAAGAGGAAGAGCTAATTTCAACATACTTCAACTTCCCTTCCCCCTATCAGAAAACCGAGAACTGGAAGTTAAAATGTTATCTGATAGATTATGTTTGGTGATAATAGTACTCAATTATTCATTTATATAACAGTAGGCTGGCTGTCACAGAAAACAATATTTACCATGGGAATGGATATACTAAACAGGAATTACAGGTTACAGGTTTCTTCTGCCTGACATACAGTTTTAAGTGAAGCCAAAAGTTGGAAAATGATCAACATGCAGGCGGTTCTCAAAAAATGAAGCAAAACTAATCACGAACGGAACAATAGACTACGACATTTTCCCCAAGTACTTCGATTGACCATTATCCAAAATGTCCCAAACATAGTTGAATCTAATTTGTCTTTCTTGTTAGATAGGTGAGAGagcgactgccatattgcatatTTATTTGAACTGCAGAACACACGGGCGTGATCATAATAGGAGCTGTCCATAGTGCTGCATTAGGGCAATCAAGAAGGGATGGGGACAGAGGGAGCCATGCGGCAGGCTATGGGCTGTACAGCTAAATCCATGCTGATATCAGAGCAGCGATGGGTCCCCTCTACTAGGCTATCGGATAAACAGGCTTTCATATTCCTCCCAATTACTGTCCATATTTGAGGTTCGCTATAGCATGCGAATTAAGTTAATTGCACGAGTTATTTATATGTGTTTGACTCAATTAATTTCCTCGGTTTACATGACATTTGCctatacacacacattaaaagAAAACAGTCAGACATTTCAAAAAGAGATTTCAAGATAGATCTGCCAAAAGCACATGACAATGCTCACAGATTGGGGAAGTACATGGAGCCTATAGGCAACGAGGTGATTAAATAGTACCGGTTTAGGGGTGTGAGGGATAAACCAATTACAGCAATATGATCACACACAGATTACTGTAAACACTACCGGGTAGCCATGTATTATTTTCTATTAAAACTCAAATAGGGCTGAAGACACGTTAAATTACGATGAAGGAAAATGTGCTGGTAAATTTACAACTCCTGTTGCACCAGCAAGGCTCTGAGAGACAGGCATCCTAGATGCCTGCTACAGAATGATGTTAACTGTGAAATCCACCTCATTATAAAAAATATAACTTTTATAGTTTGGATGGATGGCTGTCTTTGATGTTTGTCATTATAGAACAAATATAATTAATGATTAAAAACGACATATTATCGACAGGGAAGGCACACTGACTCCATCCCCCCAACCACATACCCCCGCTACTTCACTCTATCTTCACTGTTCGTTAATGTTGCCATGCCGTCTTGTGGGGCTCCACAGGCGTGTACACGAGTTACGATGGAAAATATGTTTGTCTTTTTTTCTATTAAGTTTGAATCTTGATTTGTCATCTTACTCTACACTTGATATTTTTTCAATGTATTACATAAATTGATTTGGGCACACACAGCCCTGTCACCTTGATGCTTCTGGATAAAAAAAAAGTCTACACCTCATAGCGCAGACAAATTGTTAAAATCCCAGGAAAGACTCTTTGGAACATCCACATAATAAAACGCAAGTCTCGAAGATGTTGAATGTGAAAATCCACGCACGCACCGGTAGGAATGCAAATACATGAACAAAAGAGAACAAAGGATAGCTTATCCAactctttctcccttctccaTTCTTTATTCTCCAATTTACCACAACAGCAGGCTATATGTTATCTTATTTTCTCcagaataataaaaaaaaaaacatacaaaagcTGAAAAGTATAGATACAAAGTTCACTAACCTGGATTTCTGCCTTAAACCCAAACGGTAAGGAGAGT
Proteins encoded:
- the si:dkey-56m19.5 gene encoding skin secretory protein xP2, with the protein product MGGKLSKKKKGYDVSDPKDKKEEITVAAVSAVEAMAHAVESKAPAPVAELVAKDAPKVSAAIEGAVELAAVTITEATEEALSAIEAVAKGATAEPVAVLDEPVAAPAEPAPTAEEPVASEEPAAAPEEPAPAAAPEESAAPEEPVSTPEEPAAVAEEPAAAPEEPVSALEEPAAAEDPAASPEEPVTAPDKTEAPEEPAALDETAAAPKEPTVEEPVREEPAAAPKEPAPEEPAAAPKEPAVEEPAAAPKEHAPGEPAAAPKEPAPEKPEAAPKEPAPEEPAAASVGLAAAPEKDSEATEQATEVADTTEPEPAAPEPETETVTGEAPEPEAVPKAPVEAEAASPALEEEPSSVAEAVSESATEAAAEPETVPEPAAKELPLPVEESVAELEPEAADAVTEAAEPEAADIAEFIPEIIISESAAPAAAEETSAGPQEAVLDNREVVSAEEATAEPSAPEVNGECQEQAAEPAAVSAPEPQQKECVNGIDKPEDAVEVQIDCELKKDLNLTGDIQIPEAIGEAISQAVDLV